The Candidatus Rubidus massiliensis DNA segment TTGTTGTAAGGAACGTGTGTCAACAGATAAATATTCTTCGCAATCTAAATGTATACCGCGCGCTGTTGTTTCGATATTAATTATAGAATTATCCCGATTTCTATATCTAACATAGATGTGACCTGGTGGAGTGATCATTTCCAAAGGCAAACTAAGTCTTTGTGCTATACATAAATAAAGAATAGAAACACCAAGGCATACCCCTTTTCTGCTATCTAATACAGTGGGAAGAAAAGTGTAAGTATCTATATTTTTAGCATGTACAGAATGAGGGGGAAAACGAAATCCCATTTCGTCAAAAATAAAATTGTTAATAGCTGTAATTTTTTGCTTATCGGTTGCTTTTTTTGGTAGCTTAGCAATGATTTGTAAAGCCATTAAGTCAATTGTTGCTTCGTAATTTTTTACTTTTTGTAGAACGTCTGCTTCATGGGAAAATTGTGAAAGGAATAAGCCTCTTGCTAAATCGACCTCTTCGCTTGGTAATTGCAAAACTTCCTCTTCTGAAACTGCGTAGTGCCCTTTTAATTTTCGGTTAGGTAAGTGTTGGCATAGTTCTTCTATAAATTGTAATTGTTCTTGAGCAAAATGAATCTTTTTTTGATTGGGCTGTTGGTTAACTAAATTAACTATGATATCGATAACAGATTGATCAAATAATTTAGGATTTATGTTGTGAGATAATTTGCTATCTTTTCCAACTAACAAACGAAGGGCATCTTGTAATGCATTTTTTCCTTCCTGAGTGTCAGGAAATACAGAATAAAAAGCTAAGTGTTCTGAAATTGATGTAGGGGAAAGGCTGTAATATAATGTTCTGATTTTTTCAGGGGTATAATCCATACTAAAGAGTTGTAAGGGAAAAAAAAGAAAAAAAATATATTTGATCATTCTTTAACTATTGTTATTTAGTCGAATTATAAAGTGCTTAAAAATATAATCTAAAAAAATTTGCGCTAAATCTTTCTCATTTACTATTGAAAAAACAAAATTTGGATTAATAGTTTATTCTAACATGGACTTTATCATAGTGAAAAGAGTTTTATTTTTGATAATCTCTTCCACTGTTGGAATAAATCGGTAAGACCAATTATTTTCTGAAATGGTACCTGGGATATTAATTCTCTCCTCTTTGAAATCATTTGATGTCATCCCGGGAATTAAAGCTAAATATTCAGATAGCAAATTAATATGAAATAAACTTGAAGTTTGGTGACTATCTCTTAAAATTTCCCATAATTGTTCTTGATTTAAAGAACGATTATATTCCCAACCCTTTAAAGCACAATATTCTTGAGCTTCTGTTGGCTCTATTTCCCACCACTGTTTAATAGATTCACAATCATGCGTCGATACGGTTGTTAAACTTTCGGGGTCGTAATGTTTAAAGTTTTTGTATTTTTGATCTGTTTCAAAATTCCTTTCCCATCTAATAACCTTTGTTCCGCAGATGCCAAACTTTTTCAATGTTTCTCTAACTCCTAGAGGAATCACCCCTAAATCTTCTCCGATCGGTAACATAGAGGAACTATCGACAAAAACTTCTAATATTTTTTCTCCATGAGATATCCAAACTTCTTTATTTTCAGGAATAAATTTGCCATTTATGGGATCTTCGCCAACACCACAAGCCCAAATACGAAAAAAACCTACGATGTGATCTAATCGATAAATATCGTAAAGCTTTTGGGCTAAGGCCAGCCTTTCTTTCCACCAATAATAGTTAGTTTTTTCTAAATTTTCCCAATGATAAAGGGGAAAGCCCCAATTTTGACCATTTTGAGAAAAGTAATCTGGAGGAGCCCCAGCAGATAAATGAGTGATAAAAACGGATGGATTTAGCCAAACATCGGCACTTTCTCGATTTAGTAAAATGGGAATATCTCCCATGAGGTAAACGCCAACTTCTTCAGCAATTTTTTTTACATAAAACATTTGGTGAAAACATAGGAATTGTAAAAAGATATGATAATCAACTTCCGTTCTAAATTCATGAAGAAGTTCATTATAAGTAGTAGGTTTTATGTTTCGTATCGCTTCTGGCCAATGTTCCCAAGAAGACCACTCATAAGCAATTTTTATAGCTTTAAAAAGAGCATAACCTTCTAACCAAGTATTTTCTTTTAAAAATTTCTCGAAGTCAAAAGTTGTAACGACTCTGTTTTTATAGAGCTGATAATAGCGACGTAAAAAATTATCCTTAAGTTTGTAAACTTCTGGATATTGAATTCTTTTGGTCTTATCAAGTATTTTCAAAGTTTCGATTAATTGTAATAACTCTCTATCTTCTAAATATGGCAAATGATCTAAATTTAAATAGAGGGGATTTAAAGCGAAAGCTGAAATAGAAGAATAAGGGCTCGGGTCAGATCCTGTATCATTCAAAGGTAAGAGTTGGATAACATCAAATTTTAAACTTTTTGTCCAATGAATCATTGGAATTAGATCAATATAATCTCCAATACCACAACTACTTCTACTATGGAGAGAGAAAAGAGGGATAACAAAGCCGTGATGATGTTTTACCCCAATTTTTTTCCAAGCGGGTATTTTTGTTTCTAAGTAAGCTGAGAAAAAATCTTGTTCCATTTTGTGCACTTTTTAAGGCTTAAGAACAACTTTTAAACAATTATCTTGTTTGTTACAGAAAATTTCGTAAGCATGGGCTGCTTGATCAAGCGGTAGTGTATGTGTGATTATGTCATCTAAAATAACTTTTTTTTCATTAATCATCTTTAATAAAGGATCCAAATAATGCTGTAGAGTTACAGGCCCACTATGAATAGATAGCCCTTTGTCAAAGATTTGGCCTAAAGGAAAACTGGAATAATCGGAAGCATACACACCGATAATGGAAACCACTCCTCCTCTTTTAACGGCATAGATACAGGAATTTAAAACGTCGATGGTACCAGCTTGCATGTGAACTAAATTAGAGGCTTTTTCCAAAATGGTTCTATGTCCTTCCATGCCAACAGCGTCGATGCAAACATCAGCTCCTCTTCCTTGAGTCATATCTCTAATTATTTCAATCGGATTGTGTTGACTAGCATCTATAACTTCTACGTTTGCACTCTTTTTAGCCATCTGCAAACGATAATCTAAAATGTCAACACCGATGACCCTTCCAGCCCCTTGTAACCACGCTGATTTTTGACACATGATTCCAACTGGTCCACACCCAAAAACGACAACTGTTTCGCCTCCTTTTAACTGAGCCCTATCAACAGCATTCCAACCCGTTGGGAATATATCGGTTAAAAATAAAATTTCTTCATCAGAAATATGATCCGCTACTTTTCTTGGACTTACATTTGCAAAGGGAACTCTTACATATTCAGCTTGCCCTCCATCATAGCCGCCATAAAGATCTGTATAAGCAAAAACGGCGCCTCCTAAACTATTCGGTGGACGACCATCAGGACCATAGTGGTCATTACTGTTTTCACATTGAGGGTGTAAATCGTGTTGGCAAAAATAACAACTACCGCAAGCGATAATTGCTGGGATTACGACACGATCCCCTTTTTTTAAATGTTTTACCTCTTTTCCAACCTCTTCAATTATTCCCATAAATTCGTGACCTAAAATAAGATCTCGTTTTTGGGGTAATAATCCGTTATAAATGTGCAGATCTGTTCCACATATTGCAGAAGAAGTTACTTTTACAATAATGTCATCTGGATTAATAAGTATTGGATCTTTTACGTTGGAAACTTCGACCTTTTTGGGACTATGAAATACAAGTGCTTTCATGAATTTACCATAAGGGTTTTATTTTATAAATAAACCTTTGATAATTAATTATCTAGATAAATTACCTAAGTCCAAACATGCCACTAGATTTTGGAATTTCTATACCTGCGACGACCGGAACTTCTCCTTTTTCTAAGGCATCCTTCCAAACCTTTGCAGTTTCTTGCATCTTGATAATTTTTTTAGCGAGTTGATCAATTTGAAGATTTTTCAAAAACACTTTGTCGTATAGAATTAATAGATCATTTTTTTTGCTAAAGGCGAAGACGCCTTTGCGGGGAGGGGGAATATTATTGACTTTCAACGCTTCTTTAAATAAATTCTCTCGAAATTTACCCGGTGGGACAGTTCCAATTTTGGTAGCAATTAATAATCCAGAATGATCTTTTAAAATCTCTAACTGAATTTTTATCTCTTTATTAAATTCAATTACACAAGCATTCTTTTCATCTAGCGTTAATTCAGGAATCCCGAGCAATGGGGCTAAATCATTGAGAATATTAGAAAATGCTTTAATTGCCATAAGTTTACTCTTCTATACTATCTTCTAAAATGTCTTCATCATAAGTTAATAGTTCTTTTTCAATATGTTCTTCTTCTTCAATAGCTAATTGCTCTTCAATAACATCGGCAGCTTCTCTAATTGCCTGTAAAAGAGCTGTTTTACTTTCTAAAGTTCGGAAAAATTGATTTGGGGATACATCATAGACCGCTTGGTATAATGCTTGTACGACAAGTGATTTAGCAGTAAAACTTTGCACCCCAAGTTTATCTATTAATTTTAAAACTTTGTCAGCGCTAAAATAGTTATCTGTCGCTAATTCAACAAAAAGTTTGGCCATTTTTTCAAATTGAATAGCCATACACTAATCTACTCCTAAGCGATTTAAATGTTTTTGTACTTTTTCAAATGTTCTAAAAACACCAATTAAAGCTTGAAGGTTGCGAATTTGTTTTGCCATGTTTATCAATAGAGGACGCTCTTCGGTTTTATCACCTTTTAATTTGTTGATTTCTCTTCCTAATTCTCGATACATATATTTGATGATTTTATGTAGCTCATTGAAGGAATAAAATTTGGTTAGTTTACCAAATAAAACAGGGAAATCATATTGTCCGTGCACCACTTCATGATATAATTCTCTTAAATCTCTAAAATGCTTAGGGTCGATTTCTTTACCTGATTTTTCATCAAGGTGAGCTGCAGCAATCGCTGCTGCATGGGCTAATTTATGACCTTCTTCTATTTCTCTTTTATAACGAATTTCATAAATGTTTTTGGCTTCTAGAACATCTACTTTTAATTGATCCGGTAACTTTAAAGTTAATAAAAAATCAAAAGCTTCAGAGGCTAAGTGTGCATCGGGATATAACCTTAAGACAATGTCTAAAATCTCTTGTGTTCTTTTACCAGTTATGGCTCGACGAAGTCGCATCAATTCACTGACTTCATGCTCTCTATTTTCCTGACAAAATTTGCTAGCGCTTTGATGATCTGCCTCTTCATCTGGATTTGACGGAATACGAATAATTACTTTTTCTTTTGATTCTGAACGCTGATTTAATAATCTTTTATGTTCTTGCAATTCAGAATCGTATTCTTCTAGATCAAACAAAGAATCATCGATTGGAAAAATTTCTACAGCTTGATCATCAGTAATAATTTTTTGCAGACTAACTTCTTGAAATTTTTCATTAGTTGTTTTACTGACTTGAGCCATACTGCACCTAAACCAATTAGTTTATAACTGTATTCTTCCTAAAGGTTGAATACGGATTTCTGGGACTATTTCTTGATAAGAAACTACTGAAACATCAGTAAATTCCATCTCAATTAATTTTCTAACGAATCTTCTAACGTCGATCGCGGTTAAAATAACAGGTGGTTGCCCTCCAGGTGGGGGTGGAGAAACCGTATTCCTAACACCTTGTAAAATGAGCTGTACAGAATCTGGATCTAATGCAAGGTAAGAACCGGCAGATGTTTGTTTAATAGCGCCTCTTACCATATCTTCAATTTCAGGGTCTAATATGTAAACTGATAAAACAGATTGTCCTTGAGAATATTTATAGCTAATGTAGCGTTTTAAAGAGGAGCGTACATACTCTGTTAATAATACCGTATCTTTTTCGGTTTGAGCCCATTCACTTAAAGCTTCTAATATTGTTCTTAAATCACGAACAGAGACTTGTTCTTGTATTAGGCGTTTGAAAATATCAGTCATTTTCTGTAGGGGTATAAGGCGTGTAACTTCTTTGACAAGATCGGGAAAAGACTTTTCAATGAATTCCAGCATCGATTTGACTTCTTGAATTCCCACAAATTCATTGGCATAATGTCTAAAGAAATAGGATAAGTGTAAAATCATCACTTCTAATGGGGTCCAATAGCGAATGCCAGCTTTATCCAAAATGTCTTTATATTTAGCTTCTACCCAAAGAGAAGGTAAACCTAAAGAGTTTTTGTAGGAAGTATAGGGAAGGTTATAACGGCGTAAATTTTCTTCGTTTTCATTCGTTAAAACATACCCTCTTAAGACTTTTCCTCGAACAATTGGAACCTCATTTAAATGAATGGAATACTCATCGTCATCTAAAATAGGGGAGTCGGTTCTGACGTGAACTCCAGGGAAACGCACACCTAAATCAGCATAGAGAGCTTGTCTCATTTTTGGGATCATTTGATCGATAAAGCTTTGCTGCCCTTTTTGAGCTTTTTGAATTTCTACACTTAAACCCTTACCACATTCTAAAACAACAGGAAGAGTCAAGGCGTAATTATCAACTCCGCCACCAGTTACGGCTTTATGGCCCCGAACAGATGTATCCACCGTTGACGTTTCCAGAGCAGATGTAACTCCCGAAGATGCGGATCTTTTCTTCTTTTCAGCATTTAATAAGGCATATCCTAAAAGTCCAAGGCAGGCGGAGATAATCATAAAAGGGGCTTTTGGAAATCCAGGAACAATACCTAAAAACATTAAAAACCCAGCCGAAATAATCAAAGCCTTAGGCTGTTTAAGCAATTGGCCAGAAATTTCCGTTCCAAGGTTTGAATCGGTTGCATCACTTGAAACACGCGTTGTTACAATACCTGCAGTAATAGCAATTAACAAAGCTGGGATTTGGGACACAAGACCATCACCTATAGACAAAATAGCGTAGGTAGTTGCTGCGTCGGCGGCAGACAACCCATTCATTGTCATCCCAATGATCATACCGCCAATAACGTTAATTAAAGTGATAACAATACTTGCGATGGCATCACCTTTAACGAATTTCATAGCACCATCCATGGCACCATACAATTGGCTTTCTTTTTGTAAAGCTAAGCGTCTTTCACGTGCTTGATTGGCATCTAGTATGCCTGCTCTCATGTCAGCATCGATACTCATTTGCTTACCAGGCATAGCATCCAACGTAAATCTAGCTGCAACTTCAGCCACCCTTTCAGCACCCTTAGTAATAACAATGAACTGAACTAAAGTAATGATTAAGAATATTACACCACCGACCACAAAGTTACCACCGACCACGAAGTTACCAAATCCAAAGATAATGTCACCTGCATTGGCATGTAATAAAATTTGCCTTGTTGAGGCAATGTTTACCCCTAAACGATATAGGGTTGTTATCAGTAATAAGGAAGGAAATATAGTTAACTGAGTGGCACTTGGGATATATAATCCAACCATTAATAAAGCGACAGAAATGGTTAAATTTATCGCGATTAAAAAGTCAATTACATGAGGATTTACAGGTATAATGATCATAGCCAAAATACCAATAATAACCAGAGCCAATACAATGTCGCTACTACGAGATATGGCCTGGACAGATCTTTCTCCTCCAAGCCTTCCCGTTATTCCATCGAGAATTCGTTTTAAAAAGTCCATTTCTTCAATCTTTCCTTAAGTTTCAATATTTACCTCACCTGATTGTTGCTTATCAAGATTTGCAATCCATCTAAGTATTTCTGCAATTGCTTCATAAGTATCCTCAGGTACATATTCGTTTAATTCCCCATTTTCAAATAAATTATGGGCAAGGGGAATATTGCGAATGATTGGGATTTCGTGTTTTTCTGCTAATTTTACAATTTGTTCCGCTATCATTTCTTTACCCATTGCGCAGATATAGGGTGCTGCATCTACCTCTCTTTCGTAAGCTAAAGCAATGGCTAAGTGAGTGGGGTTGGTAACTACAGCAGACGCTCTTCTAACGCCAGAAGTGGGTCCATCTGAATAAGCAATCTCTTGAGCTACTTGACGCCTTTTCCCTTTAATTTCGGGGTTACCTTCGGTGTTTTTATACTCCTGCTTTACCTCAAACTTTTCCATCATCATTTCTTTATTAAAAGTTTTTCTTTGATAGAAAAAGTCAAAGGCTGCCACTGCTATGAATAAAATACCTACTTTTATAACAGCCTCTAATAAAAACGTATTAAATACGAGCAAAGCTTGAATCATTGGTAAAGAGGCGGCCTTTATTAAGACAGGTAGGCTATTATAAATGACCCCATATATTAGATAGGCGGCTATTCCCACTTTGAACAATGATTTTAAAAGCTCCACTAAAGTCTTCATTTTAAATTTTTGTTTTAAGTTCTGAATTGGATTAAATTTTTTTATATCGAACTTAAAGACTTCTGGAGCAAAAACGGGACCAACCGATAAAAAAGTGACCAACACGCCAATAAAGGAGACGATCCCTAAAATCGGCAAACTAGTAGTTAAAATGACATAAAGGGACTGATTAAAAAGTTGGGGGATTGCAACGTCCCAGTTACCGGCCGATATAAACTTAAAAGTAGCTGTTGTAAAATCACCTATTTGCTGATAAAGCCAACCACTTAATGCTAAAGCTGCCCAGATCGAAAAGATGAATGTAAAAGCGGATGGTAAGTCTTGTGATTTTGCAACTTGCCCTTTTTTTCGGGCATCTCTTAACTTTTTCGGCGTCGCCTTTTCTGTTTTTTCAGCCATAAATTTTCCTCAAAAAAGAGCAATTGTAATAACCTAAATAAGGTTAAGAGGAAATTATTAACTCAATTTATGTACAAAGGGGTAGTAATAAACTATTGCCCATTGAACTAAAGTTGAGTTATTAACGCCGTCATAAATATTATAACTCATAAAGTAATTTTAACTAATAGTTTTTAAGGGGGTCAAATAGTATCTATTAGAATATGGGCTAGTTAAAGTCAAAACTTAAAAAAAATTTAAGCTTGCACTTCTATATAACGATTGCGCCCTGTTTCATAAACTTCAAAAATTAACTCTTTTGGTTTTAAGTGAAAAAAAATGGTCAATAAACCTTTCCCCATTAACAAGCTTTAAATGAGTCAAACTGTAAATGTTAAACTAGAAGTTACCATAATTATAAAAAATATATTGACACCTCATCTATATAATTAGTTTTTACCTTTTAATAAAAGTTTTTTTATACTATTATACCTCTTTTTTTTGAGGTATTATGGCACGTCATTTATCTTGCGGCATTGTAGGATTGCCAAACGTTGGAAAATCCACTCTTTTTAACGCATTAACATCGAATCAAGCCCCAGCATCTAATTATCCATTTTGTACGATTGATCCAAATGTTGGAGTTGTAGAAGTGATTGATCCTCGCTTGCAATTTTTGAGTGATCTATCTAAAAGTCAAAAAATTATTTATGCAACCATGGAATTTGTCGATATTGCAGGTTTAGTTGCCGGTGCTTCTAAAGGAGAAGGTCTTGGTAACAAATTTTTAGCAAATATTAGAGAAACCGATGCGATCGTTCACGTGGTACGCTGCTTTGATTCTTCAGATATTGTTCATGTTGCTGGACAAGTAGATCCAATACAAGATATTGAAGTCATTAACTTAGAACTAGCTTTAGCTGATTTACAGATGGTAGAAAATGTTTTGCCTCGAGTTGAAAAGC contains these protein-coding regions:
- a CDS encoding putative PEP-CTERM system TPR-repeat lipoprotein, with protein sequence MIKYIFFLFFPLQLFSMDYTPEKIRTLYYSLSPTSISEHLAFYSVFPDTQEGKNALQDALRLLVGKDSKLSHNINPKLFDQSVIDIIVNLVNQQPNQKKIHFAQEQLQFIEELCQHLPNRKLKGHYAVSEEEVLQLPSEEVDLARGLFLSQFSHEADVLQKVKNYEATIDLMALQIIAKLPKKATDKQKITAINNFIFDEMGFRFPPHSVHAKNIDTYTFLPTVLDSRKGVCLGVSILYLCIAQRLSLPLEMITPPGHIYVRYRNRDNSIINIETTARGIHLDCEEYLSVDTRSLQQRNIKEVIGLAHFNQASVFWKENSYHKALESYQKAEAYLPHDLLLRELMAYTYLFLNLDVKAKILLEQVKDYTPPHAVYKETIAEDFLNGKVNADGIKLVFESIDETRESLLEKKGKLEKLVKRFPKFKAGVFHLASLWLQLNREGEALDILKKYHDLDPKDPTAEYYLSVLYMQRLNYKKAWEHLKNSERIAASKNHYPKVLKELRRELQMIFPD
- the malQ gene encoding 4-alpha-glucanotransferase; this encodes MEQDFFSAYLETKIPAWKKIGVKHHHGFVIPLFSLHSRSSCGIGDYIDLIPMIHWTKSLKFDVIQLLPLNDTGSDPSPYSSISAFALNPLYLNLDHLPYLEDRELLQLIETLKILDKTKRIQYPEVYKLKDNFLRRYYQLYKNRVVTTFDFEKFLKENTWLEGYALFKAIKIAYEWSSWEHWPEAIRNIKPTTYNELLHEFRTEVDYHIFLQFLCFHQMFYVKKIAEEVGVYLMGDIPILLNRESADVWLNPSVFITHLSAGAPPDYFSQNGQNWGFPLYHWENLEKTNYYWWKERLALAQKLYDIYRLDHIVGFFRIWACGVGEDPINGKFIPENKEVWISHGEKILEVFVDSSSMLPIGEDLGVIPLGVRETLKKFGICGTKVIRWERNFETDQKYKNFKHYDPESLTTVSTHDCESIKQWWEIEPTEAQEYCALKGWEYNRSLNQEQLWEILRDSHQTSSLFHINLLSEYLALIPGMTSNDFKEERINIPGTISENNWSYRFIPTVEEIIKNKTLFTMIKSMLE
- the yjmD gene encoding putative zinc-type alcohol dehydrogenase-like protein YjmD, producing the protein MKALVFHSPKKVEVSNVKDPILINPDDIIVKVTSSAICGTDLHIYNGLLPQKRDLILGHEFMGIIEEVGKEVKHLKKGDRVVIPAIIACGSCYFCQHDLHPQCENSNDHYGPDGRPPNSLGGAVFAYTDLYGGYDGGQAEYVRVPFANVSPRKVADHISDEEILFLTDIFPTGWNAVDRAQLKGGETVVVFGCGPVGIMCQKSAWLQGAGRVIGVDILDYRLQMAKKSANVEVIDASQHNPIEIIRDMTQGRGADVCIDAVGMEGHRTILEKASNLVHMQAGTIDVLNSCIYAVKRGGVVSIIGVYASDYSSFPLGQIFDKGLSIHSGPVTLQHYLDPLLKMINEKKVILDDIITHTLPLDQAAHAYEIFCNKQDNCLKVVLKP
- a CDS encoding Tir chaperone protein (CesT); this encodes MAIKAFSNILNDLAPLLGIPELTLDEKNACVIEFNKEIKIQLEILKDHSGLLIATKIGTVPPGKFRENLFKEALKVNNIPPPRKGVFAFSKKNDLLILYDKVFLKNLQIDQLAKKIIKMQETAKVWKDALEKGEVPVVAGIEIPKSSGMFGLR
- a CDS encoding type III secretion regulator YopN/LcrE/InvE/MxiC; translation: MAQVSKTTNEKFQEVSLQKIITDDQAVEIFPIDDSLFDLEEYDSELQEHKRLLNQRSESKEKVIIRIPSNPDEEADHQSASKFCQENREHEVSELMRLRRAITGKRTQEILDIVLRLYPDAHLASEAFDFLLTLKLPDQLKVDVLEAKNIYEIRYKREIEEGHKLAHAAAIAAAHLDEKSGKEIDPKHFRDLRELYHEVVHGQYDFPVLFGKLTKFYSFNELHKIIKYMYRELGREINKLKGDKTEERPLLINMAKQIRNLQALIGVFRTFEKVQKHLNRLGVD
- the invA gene encoding Invasion protein InvA translates to MDFLKRILDGITGRLGGERSVQAISRSSDIVLALVIIGILAMIIIPVNPHVIDFLIAINLTISVALLMVGLYIPSATQLTIFPSLLLITTLYRLGVNIASTRQILLHANAGDIIFGFGNFVVGGNFVVGGVIFLIITLVQFIVITKGAERVAEVAARFTLDAMPGKQMSIDADMRAGILDANQARERRLALQKESQLYGAMDGAMKFVKGDAIASIVITLINVIGGMIIGMTMNGLSAADAATTYAILSIGDGLVSQIPALLIAITAGIVTTRVSSDATDSNLGTEISGQLLKQPKALIISAGFLMFLGIVPGFPKAPFMIISACLGLLGYALLNAEKKKRSASSGVTSALETSTVDTSVRGHKAVTGGGVDNYALTLPVVLECGKGLSVEIQKAQKGQQSFIDQMIPKMRQALYADLGVRFPGVHVRTDSPILDDDEYSIHLNEVPIVRGKVLRGYVLTNENEENLRRYNLPYTSYKNSLGLPSLWVEAKYKDILDKAGIRYWTPLEVMILHLSYFFRHYANEFVGIQEVKSMLEFIEKSFPDLVKEVTRLIPLQKMTDIFKRLIQEQVSVRDLRTILEALSEWAQTEKDTVLLTEYVRSSLKRYISYKYSQGQSVLSVYILDPEIEDMVRGAIKQTSAGSYLALDPDSVQLILQGVRNTVSPPPPGGQPPVILTAIDVRRFVRKLIEMEFTDVSVVSYQEIVPEIRIQPLGRIQL
- the yscU gene encoding Yop proteins translocation protein U, translating into MAEKTEKATPKKLRDARKKGQVAKSQDLPSAFTFIFSIWAALALSGWLYQQIGDFTTATFKFISAGNWDVAIPQLFNQSLYVILTTSLPILGIVSFIGVLVTFLSVGPVFAPEVFKFDIKKFNPIQNLKQKFKMKTLVELLKSLFKVGIAAYLIYGVIYNSLPVLIKAASLPMIQALLVFNTFLLEAVIKVGILFIAVAAFDFFYQRKTFNKEMMMEKFEVKQEYKNTEGNPEIKGKRRQVAQEIAYSDGPTSGVRRASAVVTNPTHLAIALAYEREVDAAPYICAMGKEMIAEQIVKLAEKHEIPIIRNIPLAHNLFENGELNEYVPEDTYEAIAEILRWIANLDKQQSGEVNIET